From Chryseobacterium shandongense, the proteins below share one genomic window:
- a CDS encoding glycosyltransferase family protein — MEQKKILIITYYWPPAGGPGVQRWLKFAKYLPDFGWKPVIYTPENPSYPLLDDSLIKDVPKDIEIVKTKIWEPYQLAEKLNKSNKKFKAGQFDVGKNQSWKSRLSIWVRGNFFIPDARVFWVKPSVTFLEQYLKENKIEVVVTSGPPHSLHLIGLNLKKKLPYLKWIADFRDPWTEISYYKHLKLTKNSDRKHRKLESEVFRNANITLATSYTDAENFRKNGANAVCITNGFDESDSQKTTHSNTQTLKQKFTLSYIGVLEQLRNPENLWKTLNDLIQQHPDFAENFVLKFAGRIDDKILADIENSALKNHILNLGYLSHDKAIEEMQSSDILLITNFPNESSKGIIPGKIFEYLATGKQIISFGPDEADVSRILTETDAGKHFNYDDSDAIKDFILEKFKLWKNGNLKENTKNIEQFSRRNLTRKLAEILD, encoded by the coding sequence ATGGAACAAAAAAAAATACTCATCATCACCTATTACTGGCCACCGGCGGGAGGGCCCGGAGTTCAGAGATGGCTGAAGTTTGCGAAATACCTTCCTGATTTCGGGTGGAAACCAGTGATCTACACCCCGGAAAATCCCAGTTATCCTTTGCTGGATGACAGCCTTATAAAAGATGTTCCAAAAGATATTGAAATCGTAAAAACAAAAATCTGGGAACCGTACCAACTGGCTGAAAAGCTTAACAAAAGCAATAAAAAGTTCAAAGCCGGACAATTTGACGTTGGTAAAAACCAGAGCTGGAAGTCCAGGCTTTCGATCTGGGTAAGGGGAAATTTTTTCATTCCGGATGCAAGAGTTTTCTGGGTGAAACCTTCCGTAACATTTTTAGAACAGTATTTAAAAGAAAATAAAATTGAAGTTGTGGTAACTTCAGGTCCGCCGCATTCTCTGCATTTGATTGGATTAAACCTGAAGAAAAAACTTCCGTACCTGAAATGGATTGCTGATTTCAGGGATCCGTGGACGGAAATTTCCTATTACAAACATCTGAAATTAACCAAAAACTCCGACAGAAAACACAGGAAACTGGAAAGCGAAGTTTTCAGAAATGCGAATATTACGTTGGCGACAAGCTATACCGACGCAGAAAATTTCAGAAAAAACGGAGCCAACGCAGTCTGTATCACCAACGGATTTGATGAAAGTGACTCTCAAAAAACAACACACTCAAACACTCAAACACTCAAACAAAAATTTACACTAAGTTATATCGGCGTTCTAGAACAGCTTAGAAATCCTGAAAATCTTTGGAAAACACTCAATGATTTGATACAACAACATCCTGACTTTGCTGAAAATTTCGTATTAAAATTTGCCGGAAGAATTGATGATAAAATATTAGCTGATATAGAAAATTCAGCATTGAAAAATCATATTCTGAATCTTGGTTATTTGTCGCATGATAAAGCCATTGAAGAGATGCAGAGTTCAGATATCTTACTCATTACCAATTTTCCAAATGAATCTTCAAAAGGGATAATCCCTGGGAAAATTTTCGAATATCTCGCAACCGGGAAACAGATTATTTCCTTTGGACCGGATGAGGCGGATGTTTCAAGAATTTTAACCGAAACAGACGCAGGAAAGCATTTCAATTATGATGATTCAGATGCAATCAAAGATTTTATTTTGGAAAAATTCAAGCTCTGGAAGAACGGCAATTTAAAAGAAAATACAAAAAATATCGAGCAGTTTTCCAGAAGGAATCTTACAAGGAAGCTGGCTGAGATTTTGGACTAA